One stretch of Chitinophaga pendula DNA includes these proteins:
- the nusB gene encoding transcription antitermination factor NusB: MISRRNIRVKVMQTLYALETMDESAIKPGTATSLLNDKLDQTSQIFTYLLYSVVRVAQYAEIDAQARASKHLPSAEDLQVNTKLAGNDFVFQIIGDKGFQSNLEIWKMKHFPDQELIRKLYNTLVATDTYKSYIQEPGRTKSSEKEILEYLYKEILLQNEAFVQHVEDHFLHWGDDADMMTILINNYFNKPHLFNFLQLISKEKLDYAKELLLTVIDKKGYCLELIKPKLQNWDSERIAAVDMLLMEMGVCEFLYFPTIPTKVTINEYIDLAKAYSTPQSGQFVNGILDNILKDLEQAGQINKVDRTKN, encoded by the coding sequence ATGATCAGCAGAAGAAATATCCGGGTGAAGGTGATGCAAACCCTTTACGCTCTGGAAACGATGGACGAAAGTGCGATCAAGCCGGGTACGGCTACCAGCCTTTTGAATGACAAGCTGGACCAGACCAGCCAGATCTTTACTTATTTACTTTACTCTGTAGTGCGGGTGGCGCAATATGCGGAGATTGACGCGCAGGCGCGGGCTTCGAAGCATCTTCCTTCTGCGGAGGACTTACAGGTTAACACTAAACTGGCAGGGAATGACTTTGTGTTCCAGATCATAGGAGACAAAGGTTTTCAGTCTAATCTGGAGATATGGAAGATGAAACATTTTCCTGACCAGGAGTTGATCCGTAAGCTTTACAATACGCTTGTAGCTACTGATACTTATAAGTCCTATATACAGGAACCCGGTCGTACGAAGAGTAGTGAGAAAGAGATCCTGGAATACCTGTATAAAGAGATCCTGTTACAGAATGAAGCTTTTGTACAGCATGTAGAAGATCATTTCCTGCACTGGGGTGACGATGCTGACATGATGACTATCCTGATCAACAATTATTTCAACAAGCCACATCTTTTTAATTTCCTGCAATTGATCAGCAAAGAGAAGCTGGACTATGCGAAGGAGTTGTTACTGACGGTGATCGACAAAAAGGGCTATTGCCTGGAGTTGATCAAGCCGAAGTTGCAGAACTGGGATTCTGAGCGTATTGCAGCGGTGGACATGTTACTGATGGAGATGGGGGTATGTGAGTTCCTGTATTTCCCGACGATCCCGACGAAGGTGACCATCAATGAATATATTGACCTGGCGAAAGCGTACAGTACGCCACAGAGCGGGCAGTTTGTGAACGGTATTTTGGATAATATTCTGAAGGACCTGGAGCAGGCTGGTCAGATCAACAAGGTAGACCGTACAAAAAATTAA
- a CDS encoding glycoside hydrolase family 5 protein produces the protein MYLRFRPVAFVILWLLAGYAYVLPVQGQAPSAPIFTIKKGTNISHWLSQVGRGTVSRNDFFTEKDVILLSGSGFDHIRIPIDEDEMWNDNDEKNKESFKLLHQALGWCKQHQLKVIVDLHTLRSHYYNNKERLLWQQPEAQERFLQCWRDLSAELKQYDVSMVAYELMNDPVADSAVLWNRLLARAIKEIRRQEPTRCIIVGSNRYQDISTMAALEVPKGDKYLMLSFHYYNPFYLTHYQAPWTNIKDYSGPVHYPGPTVTSKELNSLPASIRNLLPGSTQEYNANLIAQQMKEAIDIARQLGLPLHCGEWGCLPTAPRKDRLRWYRDVKAVLEKHNIAWSSWDYKGRFGIINEDGETDKKLLKVLVK, from the coding sequence ATGTACTTACGTTTTCGACCAGTAGCATTTGTCATTCTGTGGCTCTTGGCAGGGTATGCCTATGTACTTCCTGTGCAGGGTCAGGCGCCATCGGCACCTATTTTCACCATCAAAAAAGGTACGAATATCAGTCATTGGCTATCTCAGGTAGGCCGCGGGACTGTTTCGCGCAACGACTTCTTTACCGAAAAAGATGTGATACTCCTGTCGGGCAGCGGATTTGATCATATCCGTATCCCGATAGATGAAGATGAGATGTGGAATGACAACGACGAAAAGAACAAGGAATCCTTCAAGTTATTACACCAGGCATTGGGATGGTGCAAGCAACATCAGCTAAAGGTTATTGTGGACCTGCATACTTTGCGTTCGCACTATTATAATAATAAAGAGCGCTTGTTATGGCAGCAGCCGGAGGCGCAGGAACGTTTTCTGCAGTGCTGGCGGGACCTGAGTGCTGAGTTAAAACAATATGATGTGAGCATGGTGGCTTATGAGCTGATGAATGATCCGGTGGCAGACAGTGCAGTATTATGGAACCGGTTGCTGGCGCGGGCTATTAAAGAGATACGGCGGCAGGAGCCTACGCGTTGTATCATTGTTGGCAGTAACCGTTACCAGGACATCAGTACGATGGCGGCGCTGGAGGTGCCCAAAGGCGATAAGTACCTGATGCTCAGTTTTCATTATTACAATCCATTTTACCTAACACATTACCAGGCGCCCTGGACCAATATCAAAGATTATAGCGGCCCGGTGCATTATCCTGGACCTACGGTGACCAGTAAGGAATTGAACAGTCTGCCGGCATCTATCCGGAACCTGTTGCCTGGCAGCACGCAGGAGTACAATGCGAACCTGATTGCACAGCAGATGAAGGAGGCCATTGATATTGCCAGGCAGTTGGGGTTGCCGCTTCATTGCGGGGAGTGGGGTTGTTTGCCAACGGCGCCGAGGAAGGACCGGCTTCGTTGGTACCGGGATGTGAAAGCAGTGTTGGAAAAGCACAATATAGCCTGGAGTAGTTGGGATTACAAGGGGCGGTTCGGGATTATCAATGAAGACGGAGAAACGGATAAGAAGTTGTTGAAGGTACTAGTGAAATAG
- a CDS encoding serine hydrolase encodes MQTVHYPARDNFLSELLAEHGSQLGVVWQRPEKYRLQIIYTRIDRDSRNRPHFTDYHYHVDSAYFYPASTVKLPGAVLALEKLRDLGIPGLDRHTPLRIDSLPGLTPAVLTDSSAPGGHPTIGHYIKKIFLVSDNDAYNRLYEFVGQRALNERLWELGYTQTQLRHRVAIFFSPEANRHTNPFTFYQEGGELYRQPAQYSEVVFPGRRDSVGRGYTDAQGHFIEGPMDFSMKNRLPLTDLHDLLRRIIFPEAVTKAQRLRLTENDYQFLYHCMSQLPSESSSPIYDTTEFHDGYVKFLLRGGERHTDLPAGIRIFNKPGWAYGFLTDAAYVTDIDHGVEFMLSATVYVNEADTFGEDKYEFDEIGKPFMKMLGRIIYNYELQRRRPYQPDLSRFKMVTTDNQQ; translated from the coding sequence ATGCAAACAGTTCATTATCCGGCAAGAGATAATTTTTTGTCAGAGTTGCTGGCGGAACACGGATCGCAGTTGGGAGTTGTATGGCAGCGCCCTGAAAAATACCGGTTGCAGATCATTTATACACGTATAGACCGGGACAGCCGCAATCGTCCTCATTTTACGGATTACCATTACCATGTGGACAGCGCTTATTTCTATCCGGCCTCTACGGTAAAGCTACCCGGAGCGGTACTAGCGTTGGAGAAATTGCGGGATTTGGGCATTCCGGGGCTGGACCGGCATACGCCGTTACGGATCGATAGTCTGCCGGGGTTGACGCCTGCCGTGTTGACAGATAGTTCGGCTCCAGGCGGACATCCGACGATAGGTCATTATATAAAGAAGATTTTCCTGGTCAGCGACAATGATGCCTATAACCGTTTATATGAATTTGTGGGGCAGCGGGCGTTGAATGAGCGATTGTGGGAATTGGGTTATACCCAGACGCAGTTACGTCACCGAGTGGCCATTTTCTTTTCGCCGGAGGCCAACCGGCATACCAATCCATTTACTTTTTATCAGGAAGGCGGGGAGTTATACCGGCAGCCGGCGCAGTACAGTGAGGTGGTGTTCCCCGGCAGGCGGGATAGTGTGGGGAGGGGGTATACTGATGCGCAAGGTCATTTTATAGAAGGGCCTATGGACTTTTCGATGAAGAACCGATTGCCGTTGACGGACCTGCATGATTTGTTGCGGCGTATAATTTTTCCCGAGGCTGTAACAAAAGCACAACGGCTTCGTTTAACGGAGAACGATTATCAGTTCCTTTATCACTGTATGTCGCAGCTACCATCGGAAAGCAGTTCGCCTATATACGACACTACGGAATTCCATGACGGCTATGTGAAATTCCTGCTTCGGGGTGGAGAGCGGCACACGGATCTACCGGCAGGTATACGTATCTTTAACAAACCCGGATGGGCCTATGGCTTCTTAACGGATGCGGCTTATGTGACGGACATTGATCATGGAGTAGAGTTTATGTTGTCCGCTACGGTATATGTGAATGAAGCCGATACCTTTGGCGAGGATAAGTATGAATTTGACGAAATTGGAAAACCTTTTATGAAAATGCTAGGGCGGATTATATATAATTACGAACTGCAGCGCAGGAGACCTTATCAACCGGACCTGTCGCGTTTTAAAATGGTAACCACAGACAACCAACAATAG
- a CDS encoding DUF4397 domain-containing protein gives MVTKTNRLWTLAALSIAAIGSLTSCLKEKTPSPPVYYSYFGVINAALNPSQLDLFDNDVKINPGGPVKAAGYGSAYYNRPGFHEFKFKKAGADSLVSSISGTYDSLTTTTLILYGKETATIRRIKNDFTGYKNDKVNFRFYNLSEDIGKVDLYLNDKKIVQDQDFSLAGATPSTFEQTDQTGSSIKVKAAGKDSLIAEINYTSGSLSQGGIYAIFLTGTRTPKNDDQKMKVGAMPYLVY, from the coding sequence ATGGTGACTAAAACAAACCGTTTATGGACATTGGCTGCATTGAGTATTGCAGCGATTGGCAGCTTAACATCATGTCTTAAAGAAAAAACACCTTCTCCTCCGGTGTATTATAGTTACTTTGGAGTGATCAATGCGGCGCTTAATCCCAGCCAGCTGGACCTGTTTGACAATGATGTAAAAATTAACCCGGGAGGCCCTGTAAAGGCGGCAGGATATGGCTCTGCCTATTACAATCGTCCAGGTTTCCATGAGTTCAAATTCAAGAAAGCGGGAGCGGACAGCCTGGTATCCAGTATTTCCGGCACATACGATTCGCTGACCACCACGACGCTGATACTATATGGCAAAGAGACGGCTACTATCCGTCGTATCAAAAATGATTTCACCGGCTATAAGAATGACAAGGTGAACTTCAGGTTTTATAACCTCAGCGAGGACATTGGCAAAGTGGATCTGTATCTGAATGACAAGAAGATCGTACAGGATCAGGACTTTTCACTGGCTGGCGCCACTCCTTCTACTTTTGAACAGACGGACCAGACTGGTTCTTCCATTAAAGTAAAGGCAGCCGGCAAAGACTCTCTGATCGCAGAGATCAACTACACCAGTGGTTCACTGTCTCAAGGTGGGATATATGCCATTTTCCTGACTGGTACCCGTACCCCTAAAAATGATGATCAGAAGATGAAGGTAGGTGCTATGCCCTATCTGGTATATTAA
- the secDF gene encoding protein translocase subunit SecDF, whose translation MQLKGLVRFFAVALILISLYQLSFTFLVRNFEKKIEQQAKDYVARNYPSADQKYPGNKEQQAIYQDTLANAIKLRKQDIIDSTSNKEIAGFPWYVTYTKAKERELNLGLDLVGGMNVVLEVSVEDVIRALSGQSKDPAFNKALELAKERKKASQSDFVTLFGQAYEEVQPQGRLATVFANAYQKDIDFNTPNQKVLDVIRRESNAAIKNTYLVLQKRIDKFGVAQPTINLDENKGIISVELAGVDNPERVRKYLQASANLEFRETYKNDQAFITGVLQPVNEALKNATGGNTPAADTTKKQTVAAATPDSAKAASDTSKTASLNEYLAKDSGKAKKADSAKTDAELQREFSKINPLFAVLRPYITQDNQIIPGPIVGMILPKDTATFHRYLAMPAIKALMPKDLVFAYGPENKSDKYGPIEVFALRVNPANPTPRVSGERVVDAKQDFDQNGNPEISMSMDNIGAREWKKLTGELAPANAQDRSTYNYVAVVLDNIVYSAPSILGEIAGGRSSISGSFTLEEAKDLANILKSGKMPAPARIVQEQVVGPTLGQESIEAGAKSFAISFVVIFVLMLVYYNTGGWVANIALILNLLFTVGILASLGATLTMPGIAGLVLTIGMAVDTNVIIFERIKDELSRGKTYQQAVEDGYKRSYAPVLDGHITSLLTACILFYFGLGPVLGFATTQIIGLLLSLFCGILVSRMVTDWWTNKKRHFEYFTPVSRRIFKHANFDFVGKRRIAYIISAVVMILGIASFFNGFNHGVDFQGGRSFTVRFEKPMKESEVRTALEEVFKAEPLVKTIGSANQLNITTSYKVEEQNLEADKEVSQKLFEGLKKFYDPSVTYEAFSSRFVVGSQSVSPTISDDLRAGAIKATVLSIIVIFLYILVRFSKWQYSIGTIFSLLHDVMVTLAVFSFCRNWVPFALEIDQHFIAAILTVIGFSMNDTVIVFDRIREYFRNMKGADRNTVINKAINDTLSRTIMTSFTVFITILILFIFGGEVTRGFAFAMLIGVLTGTYSSIFVAAPVLVDFDPKNQLANESEVVPAEKVTTAGAATAKK comes from the coding sequence ATGCAACTTAAAGGACTGGTTAGATTTTTCGCCGTCGCACTGATCCTTATTTCCTTGTATCAATTGTCATTCACGTTTTTGGTACGGAACTTTGAGAAGAAGATAGAGCAGCAGGCCAAAGACTATGTGGCCCGGAATTATCCTTCCGCAGACCAGAAGTATCCCGGCAATAAAGAGCAACAAGCTATTTATCAGGATACCCTGGCGAATGCCATTAAATTAAGGAAACAAGACATCATCGACAGCACCAGCAACAAAGAGATTGCAGGTTTCCCATGGTACGTTACCTACACTAAAGCAAAAGAAAGAGAACTAAACCTCGGTCTGGACCTCGTGGGTGGTATGAACGTTGTGCTGGAAGTAAGTGTTGAAGACGTAATCCGCGCACTCAGCGGGCAGTCTAAAGACCCGGCTTTCAACAAAGCATTGGAACTTGCAAAAGAGCGTAAGAAAGCAAGCCAGTCCGACTTCGTGACCTTATTTGGTCAGGCATATGAAGAAGTTCAGCCGCAAGGCCGCCTCGCTACCGTATTCGCTAACGCGTATCAGAAAGATATTGACTTCAATACACCTAACCAGAAAGTATTGGATGTCATCCGCCGCGAATCAAATGCAGCTATCAAAAACACCTACCTCGTACTTCAGAAAAGGATCGATAAATTCGGTGTCGCGCAGCCAACCATCAACCTCGATGAAAATAAAGGTATCATCTCCGTGGAACTGGCAGGCGTGGACAATCCCGAGCGTGTAAGAAAATACCTCCAGGCTAGCGCTAATCTGGAATTCAGAGAAACGTACAAGAATGACCAGGCTTTCATCACCGGCGTGTTGCAACCGGTAAACGAAGCGCTTAAAAATGCTACAGGTGGTAATACACCCGCCGCTGATACTACCAAAAAACAAACAGTAGCCGCCGCAACACCCGATTCTGCCAAGGCTGCCAGCGATACCTCCAAAACCGCAAGCCTGAACGAATACCTGGCAAAAGATAGCGGTAAAGCGAAAAAAGCCGACTCCGCTAAAACAGATGCCGAACTCCAACGCGAATTCAGCAAAATAAACCCGCTGTTCGCCGTTTTACGCCCTTATATCACACAGGACAACCAGATCATTCCCGGACCTATCGTTGGGATGATCTTGCCTAAAGATACCGCTACCTTCCATCGCTATCTGGCTATGCCCGCCATCAAAGCACTCATGCCTAAAGACCTGGTCTTCGCTTATGGCCCTGAAAATAAGTCAGATAAATATGGCCCGATCGAAGTATTCGCCCTGAGAGTAAACCCTGCCAACCCAACTCCCCGCGTAAGCGGCGAGCGCGTAGTAGATGCTAAACAGGACTTCGACCAGAACGGTAACCCCGAGATCAGCATGTCAATGGATAACATCGGCGCCCGTGAGTGGAAAAAACTAACTGGTGAACTGGCCCCCGCCAACGCACAAGATCGCTCCACCTACAACTATGTAGCCGTTGTACTCGATAATATCGTTTATTCCGCTCCTTCCATCCTGGGTGAGATCGCCGGAGGACGCTCCTCCATCAGCGGTAGCTTTACCCTCGAAGAAGCAAAAGACCTCGCTAACATCCTGAAATCTGGTAAAATGCCGGCTCCCGCCCGCATCGTACAGGAACAGGTAGTAGGTCCTACCCTCGGTCAGGAATCCATCGAAGCCGGTGCCAAATCATTCGCCATCTCCTTCGTTGTGATCTTCGTACTCATGCTGGTATATTATAATACCGGTGGATGGGTTGCCAACATCGCCCTGATTCTCAACCTGCTCTTTACAGTAGGTATCCTCGCCTCCCTCGGCGCTACCCTCACTATGCCGGGTATCGCAGGTCTCGTACTCACCATCGGTATGGCAGTAGATACCAACGTAATCATATTCGAAAGGATAAAAGATGAACTGAGCCGCGGTAAAACCTACCAACAGGCCGTAGAAGATGGGTATAAACGCTCCTACGCCCCCGTACTGGATGGTCACATCACCTCCCTGCTCACCGCTTGTATCCTGTTCTACTTTGGTCTGGGCCCCGTACTGGGCTTCGCTACCACACAGATCATCGGTCTCCTGCTGTCCCTGTTCTGCGGTATCCTCGTATCCCGTATGGTAACCGACTGGTGGACAAACAAAAAACGCCACTTCGAATACTTTACACCCGTATCCCGTCGCATCTTCAAACATGCCAACTTTGACTTCGTTGGAAAACGTCGCATCGCCTATATCATCTCCGCTGTCGTGATGATCCTGGGTATCGCTTCCTTCTTCAATGGCTTCAACCATGGTGTAGACTTCCAGGGTGGTCGTAGCTTTACCGTTCGCTTCGAAAAACCAATGAAAGAATCCGAAGTACGTACAGCTCTCGAAGAAGTATTCAAAGCAGAACCCCTGGTGAAAACCATCGGTAGCGCTAACCAGCTCAACATCACTACTTCCTATAAAGTAGAAGAGCAAAACCTCGAAGCAGATAAAGAAGTATCTCAGAAACTGTTCGAAGGACTGAAGAAATTCTACGATCCTTCCGTAACATACGAAGCCTTCTCCTCCCGCTTCGTCGTAGGTTCACAATCCGTATCTCCGACTATCTCCGATGACCTCCGCGCCGGTGCCATCAAAGCCACCGTGCTCTCCATCATCGTGATATTCCTTTATATCCTGGTTCGTTTCAGCAAATGGCAGTACTCTATCGGTACTATCTTCTCCCTGCTGCACGACGTAATGGTAACGCTGGCTGTATTCTCCTTCTGCCGCAACTGGGTGCCCTTCGCACTGGAGATCGACCAGCACTTCATCGCTGCGATCCTGACCGTGATAGGCTTCTCCATGAACGATACCGTAATCGTATTCGACCGTATCCGCGAATACTTCCGTAACATGAAAGGCGCTGACAGAAATACCGTGATCAACAAGGCGATCAATGATACGCTTAGCCGTACTATCATGACCTCCTTCACCGTATTCATCACCATCCTGATCCTATTCATCTTCGGTGGGGAAGTAACCCGCGGTTTCGCATTCGCCATGCTCATCGGTGTACTCACCGGTACTTACTCCTCAATCTTCGTAGCTGCTCCCGTACTCGTGGACTTCGATCCTAAGAACCAGCTGGCTAACGAAAGCGAAGTAGTACCCGCTGAGAAGGTAACTACCGCTGGTGCCGCTACCGCCAAAAAATAA
- a CDS encoding DUF1573 domain-containing protein, which translates to MQRYLLLFVCGGMLAAASCKSSSSGEKAAESAATHAGTATAKGTAVMSFEKMTHDFGRIVEGEKVEYSFKFTNTGDKDLIILNATSSCGCTVPEWPKEPVKPGASGYMKVIFDSHGKDGYTEKAIHIQANTNPPDVEGPSITCTVVKG; encoded by the coding sequence ATGCAACGTTACTTACTTTTGTTCGTCTGTGGTGGTATGCTGGCCGCCGCGTCCTGTAAATCCTCTTCTTCCGGGGAGAAAGCGGCGGAATCGGCTGCTACGCATGCTGGTACGGCTACTGCGAAGGGTACTGCGGTGATGAGCTTTGAGAAGATGACCCACGATTTCGGGCGTATTGTAGAAGGGGAGAAAGTGGAGTATTCTTTCAAGTTCACCAATACGGGCGACAAGGACCTTATCATACTGAATGCTACTTCCAGTTGTGGCTGTACGGTACCGGAGTGGCCGAAGGAGCCTGTTAAACCCGGTGCCAGCGGCTATATGAAGGTGATCTTTGACAGTCACGGGAAGGACGGCTATACGGAGAAGGCGATCCATATACAGGCGAATACGAATCCGCCGGATGTAGAGGGGCCGTCTATTACCTGTACGGTAGTAAAGGGATAA
- the yajC gene encoding preprotein translocase subunit YajC produces MLNVLLMGGPQGAGGGASSMGSLLFFAGMILVMWLFMIRPQTKKAKLQKQFIDNLREGDKIVTIAGIHGKVKKINENNTIQMEVSPGTFFTIERSAVSMEYTQAQQKAAEAKA; encoded by the coding sequence ATGCTGAACGTTTTACTGATGGGTGGACCTCAAGGTGCCGGTGGTGGTGCTTCGTCTATGGGGTCTTTACTGTTCTTTGCCGGTATGATCCTGGTAATGTGGCTTTTTATGATCCGTCCACAGACCAAGAAGGCAAAATTACAGAAGCAATTTATCGATAATCTCCGTGAAGGTGATAAGATCGTTACGATTGCCGGTATCCACGGTAAAGTAAAAAAGATCAACGAGAACAATACCATACAGATGGAGGTTAGTCCTGGTACCTTCTTTACCATTGAGCGTTCTGCGGTGAGCATGGAATATACCCAGGCTCAGCAGAAAGCAGCAGAAGCGAAAGCGTAA
- a CDS encoding pyridoxal phosphate-dependent aminotransferase has protein sequence MMQLAERLTRISEPQTIKMAKLSRELKAQGIDIVDLSIGEPDFDTPVHIREAAKKAIDEGYTHYTPVAGYADLKQAIIHKFKRDNQLEYTPEQIVVSTGAKQSIANAVLSIINPGDKVIIPTPYWVTYSEIVKLCQGEVKFVPTDLAHDYKITPEQLDEAITEDTRLFIFSSPCNPTGSVYSKQELEALAAVFAKYPHVFVISDEIYEYINYVGAHESIAQFPGMKERTVVINGLSKGFAMTGWRLGFLAAPVEIAKACDKIQSQFTSATCSITQRAAITALLGELDTAKEMVAEFRNRRKFIFEALSNIPLLKVNEPDGAFYMFPDVSAYFGKSFEGTTIQDATDLCMYLLHKANVSAVTGAAFGQPDCIRLSYATSMDKLQEGAKRIREGLAQLQ, from the coding sequence ATGATGCAACTAGCAGAAAGGCTTACACGTATATCGGAGCCGCAAACTATTAAGATGGCTAAACTGAGCCGCGAACTCAAAGCCCAAGGTATTGACATCGTGGATCTCAGTATCGGAGAACCGGACTTTGACACCCCGGTCCACATCCGTGAAGCAGCCAAAAAAGCCATTGATGAAGGTTATACCCATTACACTCCTGTAGCCGGATATGCAGACCTGAAGCAGGCAATTATCCATAAGTTCAAACGGGATAACCAGCTGGAATATACGCCGGAGCAGATCGTTGTATCTACCGGCGCTAAGCAGAGCATTGCCAATGCGGTGCTTAGTATTATCAATCCGGGAGATAAAGTCATTATCCCTACACCTTATTGGGTGACCTATTCAGAGATCGTAAAGCTTTGCCAGGGTGAAGTAAAGTTTGTGCCTACAGACCTGGCGCATGATTATAAGATCACACCGGAGCAGCTGGACGAAGCAATCACGGAAGATACGCGGTTGTTTATCTTTTCGTCTCCTTGTAACCCAACAGGTTCAGTATATTCCAAACAGGAGCTGGAAGCACTGGCGGCAGTATTTGCGAAATATCCACATGTATTCGTTATCTCTGATGAGATCTATGAGTACATTAATTATGTAGGCGCTCATGAGAGCATTGCCCAGTTTCCCGGCATGAAAGAGCGTACGGTTGTGATCAACGGGTTGAGCAAGGGCTTTGCGATGACCGGCTGGCGGTTAGGTTTTCTGGCGGCGCCGGTAGAGATAGCTAAAGCATGTGATAAGATACAAAGTCAGTTCACTTCTGCTACCTGTTCGATTACACAACGCGCGGCTATTACGGCTTTACTAGGAGAATTGGATACGGCGAAGGAAATGGTAGCCGAGTTCCGTAACCGCCGGAAATTCATATTCGAGGCATTGAGTAATATTCCATTATTGAAGGTGAATGAGCCTGATGGCGCATTTTATATGTTCCCTGATGTGAGTGCTTATTTTGGCAAATCATTCGAAGGAACTACTATTCAGGATGCGACGGATCTTTGTATGTACCTGTTGCATAAAGCCAACGTTTCTGCGGTGACTGGTGCGGCATTCGGTCAACCGGATTGTATTCGTCTCTCTTATGCTACTTCCATGGATAAGCTGCAGGAAGGTGCGAAACGTATTAGGGAAGGGTTGGCACAACTTCAGTAA
- a CDS encoding HesB/IscA family protein gives MEIAANAPVTLTAGAVAELKRLIAADPTQPPYLRVGVKGGGCSGMSYILGFDEKEQDDEQFEIAGIPVLMKKAHGMYLAGIEIDYRIGLDARGFTFQHPNASKSCGCGSSFAV, from the coding sequence ATGGAAATAGCAGCCAACGCCCCTGTCACCCTCACTGCTGGTGCCGTAGCAGAGTTAAAGCGTCTTATTGCAGCGGATCCTACGCAGCCTCCTTATCTACGGGTAGGCGTTAAAGGTGGTGGATGTTCGGGTATGTCCTATATTCTCGGATTTGATGAGAAGGAGCAGGATGACGAGCAGTTTGAGATCGCTGGTATCCCGGTACTGATGAAGAAGGCACATGGTATGTATCTGGCGGGTATAGAAATCGACTACCGGATCGGGCTGGATGCGCGGGGGTTTACGTTCCAGCATCCGAATGCTTCTAAAAGTTGTGGTTGTGGGTCTTCTTTTGCGGTGTAG
- a CDS encoding DUF7935 family protein, producing MPSTQQLLYIVITVGAIALVYMTIKDMLKKPKAAAPVEGGSPLPVVNNAILPLQLQAYERLVLLVDRISPQHLISRTYQSGLSAVDMQILLVQQIKAEFEHNIAQQIYVSPAAWEAVKTLKEQTISIINQVASQLPTDAPALDLNRQILEVFLQSGVAPSDLASQILNAEAKKLM from the coding sequence ATGCCATCTACTCAACAGTTACTTTACATTGTGATTACCGTTGGTGCAATTGCGCTGGTATATATGACCATTAAGGATATGCTTAAAAAGCCCAAGGCAGCGGCGCCGGTAGAAGGGGGTAGTCCATTACCGGTTGTCAATAATGCGATACTTCCCTTACAGTTGCAAGCTTATGAGCGGCTGGTATTATTGGTAGATCGTATCAGTCCACAGCACCTAATCAGCCGGACGTATCAGTCGGGGTTAAGTGCGGTGGATATGCAGATATTATTGGTTCAACAGATCAAAGCTGAGTTCGAGCATAATATTGCACAGCAGATCTATGTATCGCCTGCGGCATGGGAAGCGGTAAAAACGCTAAAAGAGCAGACGATCAGTATTATCAACCAGGTAGCTTCTCAGCTGCCAACAGATGCGCCGGCACTAGACTTAAACCGTCAGATACTGGAAGTGTTCCTTCAATCTGGAGTGGCGCCCTCCGATCTGGCTTCCCAGATATTGAATGCGGAAGCCAAAAAACTAATGTAA
- the coaE gene encoding dephospho-CoA kinase (Dephospho-CoA kinase (CoaE) performs the final step in coenzyme A biosynthesis.) — MLKIGITGGIGSGKSTICKIFELLGIPVYYADIHAKDIMNRDPELRRQLLTHFGEAVYMSDGMLDRAYLGNIVFKDRKQLDLLNSLVHPATIRDSNIWAAGQQAPYVMKEAALIFESESFHHLDKIISVYAPQALRIQRVMQRDQVNREEVLARIQKQMDETIKMKLSDYVIHNDEQQLVIPQVLALHREFLSLSAVYGRSPNL, encoded by the coding sequence ATGCTTAAAATAGGTATCACCGGGGGTATTGGCTCAGGGAAGAGCACTATCTGCAAGATATTTGAACTGCTTGGCATTCCTGTTTACTATGCGGATATCCATGCGAAGGATATTATGAACCGTGATCCGGAATTACGGCGGCAGTTGCTGACGCATTTCGGGGAGGCGGTGTATATGTCGGATGGCATGCTGGACCGGGCTTACCTGGGTAATATCGTGTTCAAGGACCGTAAGCAACTGGATCTGCTTAATTCGCTGGTACATCCGGCGACTATCCGGGATTCCAATATCTGGGCAGCTGGGCAGCAAGCCCCCTATGTGATGAAAGAGGCGGCGCTTATTTTCGAAAGTGAATCGTTCCATCACCTGGACAAGATCATTTCGGTCTATGCTCCACAAGCTTTGCGTATACAACGGGTGATGCAGCGGGACCAGGTGAACCGGGAAGAGGTGCTGGCGCGTATTCAAAAACAGATGGACGAGACCATTAAGATGAAGTTGTCCGACTATGTGATCCATAATGATGAGCAGCAGCTGGTGATCCCCCAGGTACTGGCGTTGCACCGGGAGTTTTTGTCATTATCTGCCGTTTACGGCAGGTCTCCCAATTTGTAA